One Deinococcus sp. LM3 genomic region harbors:
- a CDS encoding mechanosensitive ion channel family protein yields the protein MLDELSIQITKPQVWIGLALTALFAYAIYRFGRLLIRTLSPHIHRGLPGVLKWVWLLVVSVSWLAVATFVAYLPSVPVLFELGRDITQGFRHSAGQLVVVIAMALIAWNLISTLAARIVAEQEFNRRSVRVQTLKGVVESTLRVVVVIISAIAALQAIGLNATSLLAGVSVLGLAVGFGAQSLIKDVFNGFFILLEDQYGVGDVITINTGQLSGGVERLNLRVTALRALDGTMHIVPNGQIQTVSVSSKDWSRVVAAVDVTYNANVDEALKVLQAVSTELYESPDWRHFFLEEPEMQGVVQLAPDGVTLRALYKVQPKSQWALGREFNRRIKIAMDEAGIEIPFPQRSVNFGSNPIEIRLTRDDVPAPSPAQDTSTQNRRTPPVEPSLGRDPEEEEI from the coding sequence ATGCTGGATGAACTGAGTATCCAAATCACCAAGCCGCAGGTGTGGATCGGGCTGGCCCTGACGGCCCTGTTCGCCTACGCCATCTACCGTTTCGGACGGCTGCTGATCAGGACCCTGAGCCCCCACATTCACCGCGGCCTTCCCGGCGTCCTCAAGTGGGTGTGGCTGCTGGTCGTCAGCGTGTCGTGGCTGGCGGTCGCCACGTTCGTCGCGTACCTGCCCAGCGTGCCCGTGCTGTTCGAGCTGGGCCGCGACATCACGCAGGGATTCCGGCACAGCGCCGGACAACTGGTCGTGGTGATCGCCATGGCCCTGATCGCCTGGAACCTGATCAGCACCCTGGCGGCCCGCATCGTCGCGGAACAGGAATTCAACCGCCGCAGCGTGCGCGTGCAGACCCTCAAGGGCGTCGTGGAAAGTACCCTGCGGGTCGTGGTGGTCATCATCAGCGCCATTGCCGCGCTGCAGGCCATCGGCCTGAACGCCACCAGCCTCCTGGCCGGGGTGTCCGTGCTGGGCCTCGCGGTCGGCTTTGGCGCGCAGAGCCTGATCAAGGACGTCTTCAACGGCTTTTTCATCCTGCTTGAAGACCAGTACGGGGTGGGCGACGTGATCACCATCAATACCGGGCAACTCTCGGGCGGCGTGGAACGGCTGAACCTGCGCGTGACCGCCCTGCGCGCCCTGGACGGCACCATGCACATCGTCCCGAACGGCCAGATTCAGACGGTCAGCGTCAGCAGCAAGGACTGGTCCCGCGTGGTCGCCGCCGTGGACGTCACGTACAACGCCAACGTGGACGAGGCCCTGAAGGTCCTGCAGGCCGTCAGCACCGAACTGTACGAGTCGCCCGACTGGCGGCACTTCTTCCTGGAAGAACCCGAGATGCAGGGCGTGGTGCAGCTCGCCCCGGACGGCGTGACCCTGCGCGCCCTGTACAAGGTGCAGCCCAAGAGCCAGTGGGCGCTGGGCCGCGAGTTCAACCGCCGCATCAAGATCGCCATGGACGAGGCCGGCATCGAGATTCCCTTCCCTCAGCGCAGCGTGAATTTCGGCTCCAACCCCATCGAGATCCGCCTGACCCGCGACGACGTGCCTGCCCCGTCCCCCGCGCAGGACACCAGCACCCAGAACCGCCGCACACCCCCCGTGGAACCCAGCCTGGGCCGCGACCCCGAGGAAGAGGAGATCTGA
- the plsX gene encoding phosphate acyltransferase PlsX translates to MSAETPKPLPVALDAMGGDHGAPPNVEGAVLAARAGVSVLLVGDRVKLHAELGKHAGSAALPIEVVEATDVIGMDEHASDVRRRTQASINVATRLVKEGRASAAVSMGHSGATMASALLTLGRIGGVERPAILTHLPARGGFTTLLDVGANADVKATYYAQWARLASVYLRVVEDRENPTVGLLSIGEEDHKGSALVLEAHALLREQHGQGINFHGNVEGRDIFRNTTDIVVTDGFTGNVVLKLAEGEAKVLFGWVKEALSGSLKTKLGGLLVRGALRGLADRMDPSTYGASLLIGVRGLAFIGHGSADARAVKNALLRAARAHESNLIPRLEAAFQDQAR, encoded by the coding sequence ATGAGCGCTGAAACCCCGAAGCCCCTGCCGGTCGCGCTGGACGCCATGGGGGGCGACCACGGCGCGCCGCCGAACGTCGAGGGCGCCGTCCTGGCCGCCCGCGCGGGCGTGAGCGTGCTGCTGGTCGGGGACCGCGTGAAACTGCACGCGGAACTCGGCAAGCACGCCGGGAGCGCCGCGCTGCCCATCGAGGTGGTCGAGGCGACCGACGTGATCGGCATGGACGAGCACGCCAGCGACGTGCGCCGCCGCACGCAGGCCAGCATCAACGTCGCCACCCGCCTCGTCAAGGAGGGCCGCGCGTCGGCGGCCGTCAGCATGGGGCACAGCGGCGCGACCATGGCGTCCGCGCTGCTCACGCTGGGCCGTATCGGGGGCGTGGAACGTCCCGCCATCCTCACGCACCTGCCGGCCCGTGGGGGCTTCACGACCCTGCTGGACGTGGGCGCCAACGCCGACGTGAAGGCCACGTACTACGCGCAGTGGGCGCGGCTGGCCAGCGTGTACCTGCGGGTCGTGGAGGACCGCGAGAACCCCACCGTGGGCCTGCTGTCCATCGGCGAGGAAGACCACAAGGGCAGCGCCCTGGTGCTTGAGGCGCACGCGCTGCTGCGCGAACAGCACGGCCAGGGCATCAATTTCCACGGGAACGTGGAGGGCCGCGACATCTTCCGTAACACCACCGACATCGTCGTCACCGACGGCTTTACCGGGAACGTCGTCCTGAAACTTGCCGAGGGTGAAGCCAAGGTGCTGTTCGGCTGGGTCAAGGAAGCCCTGAGCGGCAGCCTGAAGACCAAGCTGGGCGGCCTGCTGGTGCGCGGCGCGCTGCGCGGACTGGCCGACCGCATGGACCCCAGCACCTACGGCGCGAGCCTGCTGATCGGCGTGCGCGGCCTGGCGTTCATCGGTCACGGCAGCGCCGACGCCCGCGCCGTCAAGAACGCGCTGCTGCGCGCCGCCCGCGCCCACGAATCCAACCTGATTCCCCGCCTGGAAGCGGCCTTTCAGGATCAGGCCCGCTGA
- a CDS encoding NYN domain-containing protein, which produces MERIALFIDGANVYAAAKRLGWNFDHRKILEHFSAGGALYNAFYYTAVPTPIDDKQKRFTDALTYMGYTVRTRPLREATDEGGDTYRRASLDIEIVTDLLSTSDRYDTAVLLTGDGDFERPVEVLRARGKRVVVACIAEMTSYELRNAADEYVDFKDIREHVERPGYRLPSESRGNSGEHRPFYTSAALQEPDER; this is translated from the coding sequence ATGGAACGTATTGCACTTTTTATTGACGGCGCGAATGTGTACGCAGCGGCCAAACGACTCGGCTGGAACTTCGATCACCGCAAGATCCTGGAGCACTTCTCGGCGGGTGGCGCGCTGTACAACGCCTTCTACTACACGGCCGTGCCCACGCCCATCGACGACAAGCAGAAGCGCTTCACGGACGCCCTGACGTACATGGGCTACACGGTCCGCACCCGCCCGCTGCGCGAGGCGACCGACGAGGGCGGCGACACGTACCGCCGCGCCAGCCTGGACATCGAGATCGTCACGGACCTGCTGTCCACCAGCGACCGCTACGACACGGCGGTGCTGCTGACCGGCGACGGCGACTTCGAGCGTCCGGTCGAGGTGCTGCGCGCCCGTGGCAAGCGCGTGGTCGTGGCCTGCATCGCCGAGATGACCAGCTACGAACTGCGTAACGCCGCCGACGAGTACGTGGATTTCAAGGACATCCGCGAGCACGTCGAGCGTCCCGGTTACCGCCTGCCCAGCGAGTCGCGCGGCAACAGCGGCGAGCACCGCCCGTTCTACACTTCGGCGGCTCTGCAGGAACCCGATGAGCGCTGA
- a CDS encoding DUF309 domain-containing protein — MNGPDHWTERDAQAFARGAALFARGEWWEAHEAWEAPWLRAAGPDRAFLQALILLAAALHKRWHHGSLTHRNYHKATRYLDTLPPVYAGMDLARLRAGVWDALHDPALRPAVCPALSPGRPEGAGQGRGAG; from the coding sequence ATGAACGGCCCTGACCACTGGACGGAGCGCGACGCTCAGGCCTTCGCGCGCGGCGCGGCCCTGTTCGCGCGTGGCGAGTGGTGGGAGGCGCACGAGGCCTGGGAGGCGCCGTGGCTCCGGGCCGCCGGGCCGGACCGGGCGTTCCTTCAGGCGCTGATCCTGCTGGCGGCGGCACTGCACAAACGCTGGCATCACGGGAGCCTCACGCACCGCAACTACCACAAGGCCACGCGGTACCTGGATACCCTGCCGCCCGTCTACGCGGGCATGGACCTGGCCCGCCTGCGCGCCGGGGTCTGGGACGCGCTGCACGATCCGGCCCTGCGCCCAGCCGTGTGCCCGGCGCTGTCGCCCGGCCGTCCGGAGGGGGCCGGACAGGGGAGGGGGGCTGGGTGA
- the trxA gene encoding thioredoxin, producing MKPVELTDSNFNDEIASGLTLVDFWAPWCGPCRIIAPVIEELAGQYEGRVKIGKVNVDENPVTQGQYRVMSIPTLILFKDGQPVEGVVGAQPKRAFETLLDKHLTPADKAAAQPSV from the coding sequence ATGAAGCCTGTGGAACTCACGGACAGCAATTTTAACGACGAGATCGCCAGCGGCCTGACCCTGGTGGACTTCTGGGCCCCCTGGTGCGGACCGTGCCGCATCATCGCGCCCGTCATCGAGGAACTCGCCGGGCAGTACGAGGGCCGCGTCAAGATCGGTAAGGTCAACGTCGACGAGAACCCCGTCACGCAGGGCCAGTACCGCGTCATGAGCATCCCCACCCTGATCCTGTTCAAGGACGGCCAGCCCGTCGAGGGCGTCGTGGGTGCCCAGCCCAAACGCGCCTTCGAGACGCTGCTCGACAAGCACCTCACCCCGGCCGACAAAGCCGCCGCCCAGCCCAGCGTCTGA
- a CDS encoding alpha/beta hydrolase — MTPTIVIVPGLGDSGPEHWQSLWTEKFGAARVRQDDPDRPTPAAWSQRLQEVIEATPGDLVLVGHSCGVLTIVHWAALTGGHERVKGALLVGPTDADRAFDEYPAVADMAPVPTQPLPFPALVVASENDPFASFERAQAFAEAWDAEFISAGEAGHINVASGHGDWSDGEVLLGEALHAWTPPDIVRL; from the coding sequence ATGACACCGACCATCGTGATCGTGCCGGGCCTGGGGGACAGCGGCCCGGAACACTGGCAGTCCCTGTGGACCGAGAAGTTCGGCGCGGCGCGCGTGCGGCAGGACGACCCGGACCGCCCGACCCCGGCGGCGTGGTCGCAGCGGCTTCAGGAGGTCATCGAGGCGACGCCGGGTGATCTGGTGCTGGTGGGGCACTCGTGTGGGGTGCTGACCATCGTCCACTGGGCGGCCCTGACGGGCGGGCACGAGCGGGTGAAGGGCGCGCTGCTGGTCGGCCCGACCGACGCGGACCGGGCGTTCGACGAGTACCCGGCGGTGGCGGACATGGCCCCCGTGCCCACGCAGCCCCTGCCGTTCCCGGCGCTGGTGGTCGCCAGCGAGAACGACCCCTTCGCCAGCTTCGAGCGGGCGCAGGCCTTCGCGGAAGCCTGGGACGCCGAGTTCATCTCGGCCGGTGAGGCGGGTCACATCAACGTCGCCAGTGGTCACGGCGACTGGTCCGACGGCGAGGTGCTGCTGGGCGAGGCGCTGCACGCCTGGACGCCGCCGGACATCGTGCGCCTCTGA
- a CDS encoding VOC family protein, whose protein sequence is MLKHVSFLTRDLNATVAFYEALGATTEKNLTTPEGYRRAVLRLGEGRLQFFQIPEQAPAPHPHWAEHIALHVTGLRALLPTLRASGVTVTRDLQPSPGGRDMAFVQDPDGRQVELLEA, encoded by the coding sequence ATGCTGAAACACGTCTCCTTCCTGACCCGCGACCTGAACGCCACCGTCGCCTTCTACGAGGCGCTCGGCGCGACCACCGAGAAGAACCTCACCACCCCCGAGGGTTACCGCCGCGCCGTCCTGCGCCTCGGGGAGGGCCGCCTCCAGTTCTTCCAGATCCCGGAGCAGGCCCCCGCCCCGCACCCCCACTGGGCCGAACACATCGCCCTGCACGTCACCGGCCTGCGCGCCCTGCTGCCCACCCTGCGCGCCAGCGGCGTCACCGTCACCCGCGACCTGCAACCCAGCCCCGGCGGCCGCGACATGGCCTTCGTGCAGGACCCCGACGGACGGCAGGTCGAACTTCTGGAGGCGTGA
- a CDS encoding aldo/keto reductase has protein sequence MEYRKLQGTDLTVSAVGFGVWTVGTTWWGVKDEEMGRGLLRRAFDLGVTFFDNADTYASGRAEELQREALGGVRDQIVIGTKFGYDIYNHPDRPGQQERPHDWTPAYLRKALEGSLKRLGTDYIDYYQLHNPRMDAVLNDDLWAELDRAKSEGLIRAYGTALGPALNERQIEEGIASVRDRRAPTQIIYNLLEQMLGEAILPAGEAAGVGVMARVPHASGLLEGYMTLDTEFEPGDHRNWRMTTNARRKAWMEDGLKKVEQLQAQFVEGHGRTIGQLAIQFALRSPVMASVLPNIYSAQNLEEYAATFDAAPLTDEEFGAIQALYRENFGLTHDLRGEVVAGGAR, from the coding sequence ATGGAATACCGCAAGTTGCAGGGCACCGACCTGACCGTCAGCGCGGTCGGGTTTGGCGTGTGGACGGTCGGCACGACCTGGTGGGGCGTCAAGGACGAGGAGATGGGGAGGGGGCTGCTGCGCCGGGCCTTCGATCTGGGCGTCACGTTCTTCGACAACGCGGACACGTACGCGTCGGGCCGCGCCGAGGAGCTTCAGCGTGAGGCGCTGGGCGGCGTGCGCGATCAGATCGTGATCGGCACGAAGTTCGGGTACGACATCTACAACCACCCGGACCGTCCGGGGCAGCAGGAGCGTCCGCACGACTGGACGCCCGCTTACCTGCGAAAGGCGCTGGAAGGCAGCCTGAAACGCCTGGGTACCGATTACATCGACTACTACCAGTTGCACAACCCGCGCATGGACGCCGTGCTGAACGACGACCTGTGGGCCGAACTGGACCGCGCCAAGTCCGAGGGGCTGATCCGCGCGTACGGCACGGCGCTGGGGCCGGCGCTGAACGAACGGCAGATCGAGGAAGGCATTGCCAGCGTCCGGGACCGCCGCGCGCCCACGCAGATCATCTACAACCTCCTCGAGCAGATGCTGGGCGAGGCGATCCTCCCGGCGGGCGAGGCGGCGGGGGTGGGCGTGATGGCCCGCGTGCCGCACGCCTCCGGGCTGCTGGAGGGGTACATGACGCTGGACACCGAGTTCGAGCCCGGTGACCACCGCAACTGGCGCATGACCACCAACGCCCGCCGCAAGGCCTGGATGGAGGACGGCCTGAAGAAGGTCGAGCAGCTTCAGGCGCAGTTCGTGGAGGGTCATGGCCGCACGATCGGGCAGCTGGCCATCCAGTTCGCGCTGCGTTCCCCGGTCATGGCGAGCGTCCTGCCGAACATCTACTCGGCGCAGAACCTCGAGGAGTACGCCGCGACCTTCGACGCCGCGCCGCTGACCGACGAGGAATTCGGCGCGATTCAGGCGCTGTACCGGGAGAACTTCGGCCTGACGCACGACCTGCGCGGCGAGGTTGTCGCGGGAGGCGCCAGGTGA
- a CDS encoding chlorite dismutase family protein — MMVDLDPSGQVTGREADRANRQFLNYAFFKLDPAFRRLPQAERDELKAEFLAAANGWVTDAPAEKGLILRPYSLVGVRGDVDFMLWRIAFDVRDFQESQARLNRTRLMGYLTQPYNFISMNKRSQYVNRVEGSGHGLEILPGQGQYLFIYPFVKTRAWYDLTPHSRQGMMDEHINASVPFKGVRINTSYSYGIDDQEFVVSFDSDYPQEFVDLVHRLRYTEASMFTLQDTPMFTCVKKDLSSVLDDLG, encoded by the coding sequence ATGATGGTGGACCTCGACCCGAGCGGTCAGGTGACGGGCCGCGAGGCCGACCGCGCCAACCGGCAGTTCCTGAACTACGCGTTCTTCAAGCTGGACCCCGCCTTCCGGCGCCTGCCGCAGGCGGAACGCGACGAACTGAAGGCCGAGTTCCTCGCCGCCGCGAACGGCTGGGTGACCGACGCGCCCGCCGAGAAGGGCCTGATCCTGCGTCCGTACTCGCTGGTCGGCGTGCGCGGCGACGTGGACTTCATGCTGTGGCGCATCGCGTTCGACGTGCGCGACTTCCAGGAATCCCAGGCCCGTCTGAACCGCACGCGCCTGATGGGCTACCTGACGCAGCCGTACAACTTCATCTCCATGAACAAACGCAGCCAGTACGTGAACCGCGTGGAGGGCAGCGGGCACGGCCTGGAAATCCTGCCCGGCCAGGGTCAGTACCTGTTCATCTACCCGTTCGTGAAGACGCGCGCGTGGTACGACCTGACCCCGCACTCCCGCCAGGGCATGATGGACGAGCACATCAACGCCAGCGTGCCGTTCAAGGGCGTGCGCATCAACACCAGTTACTCGTACGGCATCGACGATCAGGAATTCGTGGTGAGCTTCGACAGCGACTACCCGCAGGAGTTCGTGGATCTCGTGCACCGCCTGCGCTACACCGAGGCGAGCATGTTCACGTTGCAGGACACCCCCATGTTCACCTGCGTGAAGAAGGACCTGAGCAGCGTGCTGGACGACCTGGGCTGA
- a CDS encoding response regulator transcription factor, which translates to MTHPTPDPAASGPAVRVLLVDDHAVVRQGLRLFLGLDPLIDVIGEAANGEEALTQVAALHPDVVIMDLMMPVMDGITATRALKRAHPDTEVIALTSTLEEHKVNGAIEAGAISYMLKDASSDTLADAIHAAARGEVRLHPEAARRLVRDFRGGEMRESLTPKETIVLQLIAHGYSNRDIATDQNVSEATVKTHVSRLLGKLGLDSRTQAALYALKHGVATLDGVDL; encoded by the coding sequence ATGACCCACCCCACCCCCGACCCTGCGGCCTCCGGCCCTGCCGTGCGCGTCCTGCTGGTCGACGACCACGCGGTCGTCCGCCAGGGCCTGCGCCTGTTCCTGGGCCTCGACCCCCTCATCGACGTGATCGGCGAGGCCGCCAACGGCGAGGAAGCCCTGACGCAGGTCGCCGCGCTGCACCCCGACGTGGTCATCATGGACCTGATGATGCCCGTCATGGACGGCATTACCGCCACCCGCGCCCTGAAACGCGCCCACCCCGACACCGAGGTGATCGCCCTGACCAGCACCCTGGAGGAACACAAGGTGAACGGCGCCATCGAGGCCGGCGCGATCAGCTACATGCTCAAGGACGCCTCGTCGGACACCCTGGCCGACGCCATCCACGCCGCCGCGCGCGGCGAGGTGCGCCTGCACCCGGAAGCGGCCCGCCGCCTCGTGCGGGACTTCCGGGGCGGCGAGATGCGCGAGAGCCTCACGCCCAAGGAAACCATCGTCCTGCAACTGATCGCGCACGGCTACAGCAACCGCGACATCGCCACCGACCAGAACGTCAGCGAGGCCACCGTGAAAACCCACGTCTCGCGCCTGCTGGGCAAACTCGGCCTGGACAGCCGCACCCAGGCCGCGCTGTACGCCCTGAAACACGGCGTGGCCACCCTGGACGGCGTGGACCTGTAA
- a CDS encoding DUF4097 family beta strand repeat-containing protein, translating to MTTVPPSRPLLPVLGRMAAGLLLVAGGGLLAWQNVTLQPTPGMSVLDTPVSVPLDGPLPLDLARTAGLSFSGDRVNLTLEALPAGSALAVQGRVHHRARNPVQADVTRQGRALNAALSLRVQPLDRGGVIVTGPEQVQHTADLRLTRDLPLTLSAVTTSGNVIADLGPLRLRTLSLRSDNGDQTLDLPARPAGALSVVTRSGEVTVRAAPGSAPDALRVNTASGDQTLDLSAMRTQTLGVGTESGDVRLTLPTVTGRATLTTASGDLTVTATPLTRGNLDIRTQSGDVTLRLPPALKVRVRFTDRDTLSWPRGAPASLAPDLDVFVDAPRANFTLTPLEDTP from the coding sequence GTGACCACCGTTCCGCCCTCGCGGCCCCTGCTGCCGGTCCTGGGCCGCATGGCGGCCGGGCTGCTGCTGGTGGCGGGCGGCGGGCTGCTGGCGTGGCAGAACGTCACGCTGCAGCCCACGCCCGGCATGAGCGTGCTGGACACGCCCGTCAGCGTGCCCCTGGACGGCCCGCTCCCGCTGGACCTGGCCCGCACGGCTGGCCTGAGCTTCAGCGGCGACCGCGTGAACCTGACGCTGGAAGCCCTGCCGGCCGGCAGCGCCCTGGCCGTGCAGGGCCGCGTTCACCACCGCGCCCGCAATCCCGTGCAGGCCGACGTGACCCGCCAGGGCCGCGCCCTGAACGCCGCGCTGTCCCTGCGCGTCCAGCCGCTGGACCGGGGCGGCGTGATCGTGACCGGCCCGGAACAGGTGCAGCACACGGCCGACCTGCGCCTCACGCGGGACCTGCCGCTCACGCTCTCGGCCGTCACGACCAGCGGGAATGTCATCGCCGACCTGGGGCCGCTGCGCCTGCGGACCCTGAGCCTGCGCAGCGACAACGGCGACCAGACGCTCGACCTGCCCGCCCGGCCCGCCGGGGCGCTCAGTGTCGTGACCCGCAGCGGCGAGGTCACCGTCCGCGCCGCGCCCGGCTCGGCCCCCGACGCGCTGCGCGTGAACACCGCCAGCGGCGACCAGACGCTCGACCTGAGCGCCATGCGCACCCAGACGCTGGGTGTGGGGACCGAGAGCGGCGACGTGCGCCTCACGCTGCCCACCGTCACGGGCCGCGCCACCCTGACCACCGCCAGCGGCGACCTGACCGTGACCGCCACGCCCCTCACGCGCGGGAACCTCGACATCCGCACCCAGAGCGGCGACGTGACCCTGCGCCTGCCGCCCGCCCTGAAGGTCCGGGTGCGGTTCACGGACCGCGACACCCTCTCCTGGCCGCGTGGCGCGCCCGCCTCGCTCGCGCCGGACCTCGACGTGTTCGTGGACGCCCCCCGTGCCAACTTCACCCTGACCCCCCTGGAGGACACCCCATGA
- a CDS encoding sensor histidine kinase: protein MMKVMGAVREPGGSRGVRGGPLRDLTDPTTYRAAAYVLLTLPVGLLVATLLTVVIAGGLLTLPLLIGAPALLGAVWLVRTLGDLQRGLAGVLGVRFARPAPVAYAGVLAWLGAQLSSPVTYRTLLFHVVQLPLGVLCWLVLAALLSLALLGLAAPGWALGSAVPVVWNEWTVQPGPVAVAGLMLAGLGVLIVAAGVLNLMGRLWTRLTAALLTLDAGDEAARREVVALRRAAGRVALGDDLNATLADLTTQACAASTAAQVTLHAPDGTLRASSVSDPWAGDTEPPSSAPDTALPHPGEANVLPLPDGGLLAVLPVSLPASAGTLEGGTLRARYRPGVRPGADELAFLLSIADHAGTALHAAQLIERAGARAGEQERARLARELHDSVAQALYGITLGAKTARATLERDPARTLQSLDYTIRLAEGGVSEMKALLFSLRPDALEEGGLIAALTQHAHALEARHGLQVHAELRREPDLAPDVQAAAYRVAQEALHNVVKHARAAQVWVSLVQDGPHVTLTVRDDGRGFDPQAQGRGTLGQRSMRERAAGAGGHLHVQSAPGEGTAVTLTLPAAAPLAAPVAAAGEEGA, encoded by the coding sequence ATGATGAAGGTCATGGGAGCGGTGCGGGAACCGGGCGGGTCACGCGGGGTGCGTGGCGGCCCGCTGCGTGACCTGACCGATCCCACCACGTACCGCGCGGCCGCGTACGTCCTGCTGACCCTGCCGGTCGGACTGCTGGTCGCCACGCTGCTGACGGTGGTGATCGCCGGTGGCCTGCTGACCCTGCCGCTGCTGATCGGCGCGCCGGCCCTGCTGGGGGCCGTGTGGCTGGTCCGGACGCTGGGTGATCTGCAACGGGGGCTGGCGGGCGTGCTGGGCGTGCGGTTCGCGCGGCCCGCCCCGGTCGCGTACGCGGGCGTGCTGGCGTGGCTGGGCGCGCAGCTGTCCTCGCCGGTCACGTACCGCACGCTGCTGTTCCACGTGGTGCAGCTGCCGCTGGGGGTGCTGTGCTGGCTGGTGCTGGCCGCGCTGCTGAGTCTGGCGCTGCTGGGGCTGGCCGCGCCGGGCTGGGCGCTGGGGTCGGCCGTGCCGGTCGTGTGGAACGAGTGGACGGTGCAACCGGGCCCGGTGGCCGTGGCGGGCCTGATGCTGGCCGGTCTGGGGGTGCTGATCGTCGCGGCGGGCGTCCTGAACCTGATGGGCCGCCTGTGGACGCGCCTGACGGCGGCGCTGCTGACCCTGGACGCCGGGGACGAGGCGGCGCGGCGTGAGGTCGTGGCCCTGCGCCGCGCCGCCGGGCGGGTCGCGCTGGGCGACGACCTGAATGCCACGCTGGCCGACCTGACCACCCAGGCCTGCGCCGCCAGCACGGCCGCGCAGGTCACGCTGCACGCCCCGGATGGCACGCTGCGGGCCTCGAGCGTCTCGGACCCCTGGGCGGGCGACACGGAGCCGCCCTCCAGCGCTCCGGACACGGCCCTGCCGCATCCGGGAGAGGCGAACGTGCTGCCCCTCCCGGATGGTGGGCTGCTGGCTGTCCTGCCGGTGTCGCTGCCCGCGTCGGCCGGGACGCTGGAGGGCGGCACGCTGCGCGCCCGGTACCGTCCGGGCGTGCGGCCCGGCGCGGACGAACTGGCGTTCCTGCTGAGCATCGCGGATCACGCGGGGACCGCGCTGCACGCCGCGCAGCTGATCGAGCGGGCGGGCGCGCGGGCCGGAGAGCAGGAACGCGCCCGGCTGGCCCGCGAACTGCACGACAGCGTCGCGCAGGCGCTGTACGGCATCACGCTGGGCGCCAAGACCGCGCGCGCCACGCTGGAACGCGACCCGGCCCGGACCCTCCAGAGCCTGGATTACACCATCCGGCTCGCGGAGGGCGGCGTGTCCGAGATGAAGGCGCTGCTGTTCAGCCTGCGCCCGGACGCGCTGGAGGAGGGCGGCCTGATCGCGGCGCTCACGCAGCACGCGCACGCGCTGGAAGCCCGGCACGGCCTGCAGGTGCACGCCGAGCTGCGCCGCGAACCGGACCTCGCGCCGGACGTGCAGGCCGCCGCCTACCGCGTGGCGCAGGAAGCGCTGCACAACGTGGTCAAGCACGCCCGCGCCGCGCAGGTGTGGGTGTCGCTGGTGCAGGACGGCCCTCACGTGACCCTGACCGTCCGGGACGACGGGCGCGGCTTCGACCCGCAGGCGCAGGGGCGCGGCACGCTGGGGCAACGCAGCATGCGCGAGCGCGCCGCCGGGGCGGGCGGGCACCTGCACGTGCAGTCCGCGCCGGGAGAGGGCACGGCCGTCACCCTGACCCTCCCGGCCGCCGCGCCCCTGGCCGCGCCGGTCGCCGCTGCGGGCGAGGAGGGCGCGTGA
- a CDS encoding BON domain-containing protein, protein MWPFGKSTADRVKDAINEQARLKDLGLQVQERGGTVSVTGMVPNERYVGLINAVAGGINGVKNVDTSGVTFEQQVAAPAQPAPQAPAATVQETAPATAPEIQPTTGNLNARPASPAPASADDTEFEDNSRVAKAVLKALRGNVELADDPIDVLQSGKSVILRGVVDNDHEKRLAEKLAREVQGVASVDVSGLRVAAGAKELAKEKDQDTGDTVYTVKAGDTLGAIAQKYYGNAAEYRKIAHFNNISNPDLIKVGQKIRIPG, encoded by the coding sequence ATGTGGCCATTTGGAAAGAGCACCGCTGACCGAGTCAAAGACGCCATCAACGAGCAGGCCCGCCTGAAAGACCTGGGTCTGCAGGTGCAGGAACGTGGCGGCACCGTCTCCGTGACTGGCATGGTCCCCAACGAGCGGTACGTGGGCCTGATCAACGCGGTCGCCGGGGGTATCAACGGAGTCAAGAACGTCGACACCAGCGGCGTGACCTTCGAGCAACAGGTCGCCGCGCCGGCCCAGCCAGCCCCGCAGGCACCGGCCGCGACCGTGCAGGAAACCGCGCCGGCGACCGCCCCGGAAATTCAGCCCACGACCGGGAATCTGAACGCCCGTCCGGCCAGCCCTGCCCCGGCCAGCGCCGACGACACCGAGTTCGAGGACAACAGCCGGGTCGCCAAGGCCGTCCTGAAGGCCCTGCGCGGCAACGTGGAACTGGCCGACGATCCCATCGACGTGCTGCAGAGCGGCAAGAGCGTCATCCTGCGCGGCGTGGTGGACAACGACCACGAGAAACGCCTCGCCGAGAAGCTGGCCCGCGAGGTGCAGGGCGTGGCGTCCGTGGATGTCAGCGGCCTGCGGGTCGCCGCCGGAGCCAAGGAACTGGCGAAGGAAAAAGACCAGGACACCGGCGACACCGTGTACACCGTCAAGGCCGGCGACACCCTGGGCGCCATCGCGCAGAAGTACTACGGCAACGCCGCCGAGTACAGGAAGATCGCGCACTTCAACAACATCAGCAACCCGGACCTGATCAAGGTCGGGCAGAAGATCCGCATTCCCGGCTGA